One segment of Ignavibacteria bacterium DNA contains the following:
- a CDS encoding YCF48-related protein — translation MKVLYYLKSSKSTILSFQILLLLFAVSSYSQSGWFSQPLPVSGQVQDLKFFDANTGLIAMWQPTVLLRTTNGGYNWDSVLNIQVAWQFDLIDSNIVYAIGSGVTVESNGILLKSINRGATWDSLPVANSWTVNGISFVNRDTGWVGGTAGGLPFLWRTTNAGITWTVQSSNTGFGKVFFLKNKVNGEYVGWSQNYGTLWITTNSGINWIQNTSVGELPDAIAMFFSDQFTGYISNNTKLTKTTDGGDSWHNYEMPSGNLISARWFQKFDVLNKDTIYGEGGDRYFGGGKVRRIIWVSTNGGVNWGFQQPDTSIAKFFIGIDFVNKDTGWSSWIRTNDGGGPIIITGINNQITTKPELFILEQNYPNPFNSSTRINFSISKPSFISLTIYDIIGMEVLKIYNNEFFTAGNYYAGIDIGKMGLSSGVYIYRMRALDIKSNNVFEQSRKFVYVK, via the coding sequence TACTTTCTTTTCAGATTCTATTACTTTTATTTGCCGTCTCTTCTTATTCCCAGTCCGGGTGGTTTTCTCAGCCGCTGCCCGTGAGCGGGCAAGTGCAGGACTTGAAGTTTTTTGATGCGAATACAGGGCTGATTGCTATGTGGCAGCCAACTGTTTTGTTGAGAACGACTAATGGCGGGTATAATTGGGATTCAGTATTAAATATACAAGTTGCATGGCAATTTGATTTGATTGATAGCAATATAGTATATGCAATAGGCTCCGGAGTTACAGTCGAATCTAACGGGATTCTTCTAAAATCAATAAATCGCGGTGCAACCTGGGACAGTTTACCTGTAGCTAATTCCTGGACTGTAAACGGAATATCATTTGTAAACCGTGATACCGGCTGGGTAGGGGGAACTGCGGGCGGGTTGCCTTTTCTTTGGCGGACAACGAATGCGGGTATAACATGGACGGTGCAGTCATCAAATACAGGATTCGGAAAAGTCTTTTTTCTGAAAAATAAAGTGAATGGCGAATATGTGGGGTGGTCGCAAAATTATGGTACACTTTGGATAACGACAAATAGCGGCATTAACTGGATACAAAATACATCCGTTGGAGAATTACCAGATGCAATAGCTATGTTTTTCTCAGATCAATTTACAGGTTATATATCTAATAATACGAAATTAACAAAAACTACAGATGGAGGTGATTCTTGGCATAATTATGAAATGCCCTCTGGGAATTTAATTTCAGCAAGATGGTTCCAGAAATTTGATGTATTAAATAAAGATACAATTTATGGTGAGGGTGGAGATAGATATTTTGGCGGAGGAAAAGTCAGACGTATTATCTGGGTATCAACAAATGGCGGTGTTAACTGGGGATTCCAACAACCCGATACAAGTATTGCGAAATTTTTTATCGGAATAGATTTTGTGAATAAAGACACGGGTTGGAGCAGTTGGATAAGAACCAATGACGGAGGAGGACCAATTATCATAACAGGAATAAACAATCAAATAACTACCAAGCCCGAATTATTCATTCTTGAACAGAATTATCCAAATCCTTTTAATTCATCAACAAGAATAAACTTTTCCATATCAAAACCTTCATTTATTTCATTAACTATCTATGACATAATAGGAATGGAGGTGTTAAAGATTTATAACAACGAGTTTTTCACAGCAGGCAATTATTATGCGGGAATTGATATAGGAAAGATGGGTTTGTCGTCAGGTGTGTATATTTATAGAATGCGGGCTTTGGACATAAAAAGCAATAATGTCTTTGAGCAGTCGAGAAAATTTGTTTATGTAAAGTGA